One window of Felis catus isolate Fca126 chromosome D4, F.catus_Fca126_mat1.0, whole genome shotgun sequence genomic DNA carries:
- the LOC109494050 gene encoding basic salivary proline-rich protein 3-like isoform X2 — MPGSTPHPPATPSPRPARDRCLLAPGTRGGWEKTASVQFPAPSPARGSFYGLFCEHSGGAGGCIGSVERSCAPRQATLWSWPGPRRSWLCVLLSGVRPVVTMRSCLGRSPSEGEPPGWPRCPTGRSSPAGSGPGPACPPWCPRWAGVGRGSVDPVGTLRPGPVPHRMGNQSPARPQPQGLSYLGPAHLDPRPCSAHGEGGHRLQAGRGRKGEMQTPRRSRLETEQGRGWSEAAPARDARGPQTLPPPPEPPPPGGVRPCPPWSALWSQSWWRTHSSCPRCPGGSVASGLRPPGPRPRLPLVSSLTPLLRPLTSGSKPHMRILARTCPQRRPLSEHPAPSRHLPCARPRHDTFHAPFSALWPSHPERR; from the exons ATGCCTgggagcaccccccacccccccgccaccccgtCCCCGCGACCCGCCAGAGACAGATGCCTCCTTGCTCCGGGAACCCGAGGTGGCTGGGAGAAGACAGCCTCTGTTCaattccctgctccctctcccgcCCGGGGTTCTTTCTATGGGTTATTCTGTGAGCACAGTGGAGGGGCTGGTGGGTGCATTGGGTCTGTTGAAAGGTCCTGTGCTCCAAGGCAGGCCACACTCTGGTCCTGGCCTGGCCCCCGGAGGTCCTGGCTCTGTGTCCTCCTTTCTGGAGTGAGACCAGTGGTGACAATGCGGTCTTGTCTGGGGAGATCCCCAAGTGAGGGAGAGCCCCCAGGATGGCCACGCTGTCCTACAGGACGAAGCAGTCCCGCGGGGTCGGGTCCCGGACCAGCCTGCCCACCCTGGTGCCCACGCTGGGCTGGTGTGGGAAGGGGCTCAGTCGATCCCGTGGGGACCCTGAGGCCTGGGCCTGTTCCCCACAGGATGGGGAACCAGAGTCCAGCCCGTCCTCAGCCCCAGGGCCTCTCCTACCTCGGGCCTGCACATCTGGACCCAAGGCCGTGCTCAGCACATGGGGAAGGGGGACACCGCCTCCAGGCAGGACGGGGCAG gAAGGGAGAGATGCAGACACCGAGGAGAAGCCGCTTGGAGAcggagcagggcagaggctggagcGAGGCGGCCCCAGCCAGGGACGCCCGGGGGCCCCagacactccccccacccccggagcccccacccccgggcGGAGTGAGGCCCTGCCCGCCTTGGTCTGCCTTGTGGTCTCAGAGCTGGTGGAGAACACACTCGAGCTGTCCAAGGTGCCCCGGTGGCAGCGTGGCCTCTGGTCTCCGTcctcccggcccccgcccccggctgccTCTCGTGTCTTCCCTGACTCCTTTGCTACGACCACTGACCTCGGGCTCTAAACCCCACATGCGCATCTTGGCCAGGACCTGTCCCCAACGGAGGCCCCTGTCCGAGCACCCGGCACCAAGCAGGCACCTCCCCTGTGCCCG CCCCCGTCACGACACTTTCCACGCGCCCTTCTCTGCCTTGTGGCCGAGTCACCCGGAGCGCAGGTGA
- the LOC109494050 gene encoding serine/threonine-protein kinase LMTK3-like isoform X3, with the protein MATLSYRTKQSRGVGSRTSLPTLVPTLGWCGKGLSRSRGDPEAWACSPQDGEPESSPSSAPGPLLPRACTSGPKAVLSTWGRGTPPPGRTGQEGRDADTEEKPLGDGAGQRLERGGPSQGRPGAPDTPPTPGAPTPGRSEALPALVCLVVSELVENTLELSKVPRWQRGLWSPSSRPPPPAASRVFPDSFATTTDLGL; encoded by the exons ATGGCCACGCTGTCCTACAGGACGAAGCAGTCCCGCGGGGTCGGGTCCCGGACCAGCCTGCCCACCCTGGTGCCCACGCTGGGCTGGTGTGGGAAGGGGCTCAGTCGATCCCGTGGGGACCCTGAGGCCTGGGCCTGTTCCCCACAGGATGGGGAACCAGAGTCCAGCCCGTCCTCAGCCCCAGGGCCTCTCCTACCTCGGGCCTGCACATCTGGACCCAAGGCCGTGCTCAGCACATGGGGAAGGGGGACACCGCCTCCAGGCAGGACGGGGCAG gAAGGGAGAGATGCAGACACCGAGGAGAAGCCGCTTGGAGAcggagcagggcagaggctggagcGAGGCGGCCCCAGCCAGGGACGCCCGGGGGCCCCagacactccccccacccccggagcccccacccccgggcGGAGTGAGGCCCTGCCCGCCTTGGTCTGCCTTGTGGTCTCAGAGCTGGTGGAGAACACACTCGAGCTGTCCAAGGTGCCCCGGTGGCAGCGTGGCCTCTGGTCTCCGTcctcccggcccccgcccccggctgccTCTCGTGTCTTCCCTGACTCCTTTGCTACGACCACTGACCTCGGGCTCTAA
- the LOC109494050 gene encoding basic proline-rich protein-like isoform X1: protein MPGSTPHPPATPSPRPARDRCLLAPGTRGGWEKTASVQFPAPSPARGSFYGLFCEHSGGAGGCIGSVERSCAPRQATLWSWPGPRRSWLCVLLSGVRPVVTMRSCLGRSPSEGEPPGWPRCPTGRSSPAGSGPGPACPPWCPRWAGVGRGSVDPVGTLRPGPVPHRMGNQSPARPQPQGLSYLGPAHLDPRPCSAHGEGGHRLQAGRGRKGEMQTPRRSRLETEQGRGWSEAAPARDARGPQTLPPPPEPPPPGGVRPCPPWSALWSQSWWRTHSSCPRCPGGSVASGLRPPGPRPRLPLVSSLTPLLRPLTSGSKPHMRILARTCPQRRPLSEHPAPSRHLPCARSSHVPIMPLASSGLLAPHWKC, encoded by the exons ATGCCTgggagcaccccccacccccccgccaccccgtCCCCGCGACCCGCCAGAGACAGATGCCTCCTTGCTCCGGGAACCCGAGGTGGCTGGGAGAAGACAGCCTCTGTTCaattccctgctccctctcccgcCCGGGGTTCTTTCTATGGGTTATTCTGTGAGCACAGTGGAGGGGCTGGTGGGTGCATTGGGTCTGTTGAAAGGTCCTGTGCTCCAAGGCAGGCCACACTCTGGTCCTGGCCTGGCCCCCGGAGGTCCTGGCTCTGTGTCCTCCTTTCTGGAGTGAGACCAGTGGTGACAATGCGGTCTTGTCTGGGGAGATCCCCAAGTGAGGGAGAGCCCCCAGGATGGCCACGCTGTCCTACAGGACGAAGCAGTCCCGCGGGGTCGGGTCCCGGACCAGCCTGCCCACCCTGGTGCCCACGCTGGGCTGGTGTGGGAAGGGGCTCAGTCGATCCCGTGGGGACCCTGAGGCCTGGGCCTGTTCCCCACAGGATGGGGAACCAGAGTCCAGCCCGTCCTCAGCCCCAGGGCCTCTCCTACCTCGGGCCTGCACATCTGGACCCAAGGCCGTGCTCAGCACATGGGGAAGGGGGACACCGCCTCCAGGCAGGACGGGGCAG gAAGGGAGAGATGCAGACACCGAGGAGAAGCCGCTTGGAGAcggagcagggcagaggctggagcGAGGCGGCCCCAGCCAGGGACGCCCGGGGGCCCCagacactccccccacccccggagcccccacccccgggcGGAGTGAGGCCCTGCCCGCCTTGGTCTGCCTTGTGGTCTCAGAGCTGGTGGAGAACACACTCGAGCTGTCCAAGGTGCCCCGGTGGCAGCGTGGCCTCTGGTCTCCGTcctcccggcccccgcccccggctgccTCTCGTGTCTTCCCTGACTCCTTTGCTACGACCACTGACCTCGGGCTCTAAACCCCACATGCGCATCTTGGCCAGGACCTGTCCCCAACGGAGGCCCCTGTCCGAGCACCCGGCACCAAGCAGGCACCTCCCCTGTGCCCG CTCGTCCCACGTTCCCATCATGCCTCTGGCTTCCTCGGGACTGCTCGCCCCCCATTGGAAGTGCTGA